The following proteins are encoded in a genomic region of Kosakonia oryzae:
- a CDS encoding type II 3-dehydroquinate dehydratase — translation MSQQIYFLNGPNANLYGLDKNGTYGSESFVSIEARCQRRAASHGVILHFRQSNHEGVLVDWIQEARQNAVGLIINAAGLTYSSVPILDALLMFDGPIIETHMSNIWKREPFRHHSLVSKAATGVIAGLGAAGYELAIDAVVNLLGTHAA, via the coding sequence ATGTCACAGCAGATCTATTTTCTCAATGGGCCGAACGCCAATTTGTATGGGCTGGATAAAAACGGCACCTACGGCAGCGAAAGTTTTGTCAGCATCGAAGCGCGCTGTCAGCGACGCGCCGCGTCACATGGTGTGATATTGCATTTTCGCCAGAGCAACCACGAAGGCGTATTGGTTGACTGGATTCAGGAGGCGCGTCAGAACGCGGTGGGGTTAATTATCAACGCCGCGGGTTTAACCTACAGTTCGGTGCCTATTCTTGATGCGTTGCTGATGTTTGATGGGCCGATCATTGAAACGCATATGAGCAACATCTGGAAACGCGAGCCGTTCCGCCATCACTCGCTGGTGTCGAAAGCGGCGACCGGTGTGATTGCCGGGCTGGGCGCAGCCGGTTACGAGCTGGCGATCGACGCGGTGGTCAACC
- a CDS encoding glutathione S-transferase: MMQLFYATTSAYVRKVMVCASVLGLADEIERLDSAAHPIERDERIAVFNPLAKVPALRTENGLCLYDSRVICEYLNARAGGDLYPAQGDARWRSLARQALGDGMIDAALLARYEFSARPPEKQWQNWADAQLKKVAAALAEIEGQASSFSTHPNDIGLIAIGCALGYLDFRFAGLNWRDGHPLTAAWFALFDAHPAMAATRPY, encoded by the coding sequence ATGATGCAACTCTTTTATGCCACCACCTCCGCTTATGTACGCAAAGTGATGGTGTGCGCAAGCGTACTGGGTCTGGCTGATGAGATAGAACGGCTGGATTCTGCCGCCCACCCAATTGAGCGCGACGAACGTATCGCCGTGTTTAATCCGCTGGCAAAAGTACCGGCGCTGCGCACCGAAAACGGGCTCTGTCTCTATGACAGCCGGGTCATTTGCGAATACCTCAACGCGCGGGCCGGGGGCGATTTATACCCGGCACAGGGTGATGCACGCTGGAGAAGTCTGGCACGCCAGGCGCTGGGCGACGGGATGATCGATGCTGCATTACTGGCACGTTACGAATTCAGTGCGCGTCCCCCGGAGAAGCAGTGGCAGAACTGGGCTGACGCGCAGCTGAAAAAAGTTGCCGCCGCACTGGCAGAGATCGAAGGCCAGGCCAGCAGTTTCAGCACTCATCCCAATGATATCGGGCTGATTGCCATTGGCTGTGCGCTCGGTTATCTCGACTTCCGCTTTGCCGGGCTCAACTGGCGCGACGGTCATCCGCTTACCGCCGCCTGGTTCGCCCTCTTCGATGCGCATCCGGCGATGGCCGCGACGCGTCCGTATTAA